CAATGTCCGCAGCCGTCTGGCCGCGCGCTTCGGCGCGCAGGCGCGGGTGGAAAGCGGCCCCCTTCCCGCCGGGGGCTATGCCAGCGTATTGACCTTGCCCATCCTCACCAATGCCGGTTCCCCCCATAACGGTTGAAAGAGCCTCATGCGCACCCTGATCGTCGATGATGAACCCCTGGCCATCGAGCGCATGCAGATCCTGTGCGCGCGCATCCCGGCCCTGCAAGTGGTCGGCACCGCCGCCGATGGCGCCGCCGCGCTGCGTCTGGTCGAGGCGCTCGCCCCCGACCTCGTCATGCTCGACATGACCATGCCCGAGCTGGACGGGCTGGGCGTGGCCCGCGCGCTCGCCCGCCAGACCCCGCGCCCGGCAGTGATCTTCGTGACCGCGCACGACCATTTCGCGGTCGAGGCCTTCGATTGCGAGGCGGTCGACTATGTACTCAAGCCCGTTGCACAGGACCGGCTCGAACGCGCGGTCGAACGCGCGCTGGCCCGCAAGACCTCTGGCAGCGACGGCGACACGGGTGCCCCGGCCACGACCCCGCCTGCCCCGTCGCCCGCCCCGTCGCCCGCCGACATGCCTGCCGCCCCCTCGCCGTGGATCGAGGAATTCTGGGTGCCCCATCGCAGCGAACTGGTCCGCGTGGCTGCCACCGACATCGACCGCATCGATGCCGAGCGCGACTATGTGCGGCTCCATGTCGGCCAGCGCAGCTACCTGATGCTGCACACCATCCAGCGGCTCGAAGACCGGCTCGACCCGGCGCGCTTCATCCGCCTCCACCGCTCCACCATCGTCCGGCGCGACCGGATTCAGGGCCTGCGCCATGATGGGCTGGGGGTCTGGTCCGCCGAACTGGCCGACGGCACGATGCTGCGGATCGGACGGACCTATCTGGCCAAGGCCAAGGCCATGGCGGGACGGTAACAACCCCGCCCCCCCCCCACATACCCGCGCGTCAGGTGCGGTGGGCGGGGGCCTTGCGGAAGCGCCAAGTGCGGGCCTGATCCCCGCTGCGGGCCTGCCCCTGCCCGCGCACCCCCGCCAGCGTGGCGATCCCGCCCGCATCGAGGGTGTGGAACCAGCGGGCCATCTCCGTCCCGCGCGGAGCGGCCCAATCGGCGCCCAGCGCCTCCAGCACCCGTTCGAGCAGGCGCAGGCCAAGCGCGCGCGGCAGGCCCGGCGGCACGGTCAGCAGGCCGCTCTCGCCATCAGTGCCCGGCTGCCACTGGCGCGCCATGGCGCCTTGCGCCATCCATTCGAGCGCGGCATCGGCATCGGCCAGATGGGCCGCGCTGGCCGCCAGCCCCTCGGGGTCGAGCCAGTCGACCGCCTCGGCCAGCCCCTGCCGCACGCGCACGCGCTCGAACCGGGAATCGCGATTGGACGGATCGTGGACCACCACCATCCCCGCCGCCTGCGCCACGGCGGCCAGATCGGCGCGGCGCCAGCCGAGCAGCGGGCGCGCGAGCGGCAGGGTCGGATCGCCGGGCACCTGCCCCAGAGGCCGCATGCCCGCAAGGCCCCGCACCCCTGCCCCGCGATTGAGCCGCATGATCATCGTTTCGGCCTGATCGTCGGCATGGTGGGCCGTGGCCAGAACCCCGGCACCATGGGCCCGCGCCCAATCGGCCAGCGCGGCATAGCGCGCCGCGCGCGCGCGCGCCTGAACCCCGCTGCCTGCGGCCATCTGCAAGCGCACCGTGGCATGGGGCACCCCGCGCGCAGCACACAGCGTGGCCACCTGCCGCGCCTCGTCCGCGCTTTCGGGGCGCAGGCCATGATCGACCGTGGCGGCGATCACCCGACCCGGCAGCGCGAGGGCGCCCAGCGCCAGCAGCGCGCAACTGTCGGGCCCGCCCGATACGGCAA
The genomic region above belongs to Novosphingobium sp. IK01 and contains:
- the tilS gene encoding tRNA lysidine(34) synthetase TilS; the encoded protein is MLARFADVFARDWSALNQPDTGPVALAVSGGPDSCALLALGALALPGRVIAATVDHGLRPESADEARQVATLCAARGVPHATVRLQMAAGSGVQARARAARYAALADWARAHGAGVLATAHHADDQAETMIMRLNRGAGVRGLAGMRPLGQVPGDPTLPLARPLLGWRRADLAAVAQAAGMVVVHDPSNRDSRFERVRVRQGLAEAVDWLDPEGLAASAAHLADADAALEWMAQGAMARQWQPGTDGESGLLTVPPGLPRALGLRLLERVLEALGADWAAPRGTEMARWFHTLDAGGIATLAGVRGQGQARSGDQARTWRFRKAPAHRT
- a CDS encoding LytR/AlgR family response regulator transcription factor, giving the protein MRTLIVDDEPLAIERMQILCARIPALQVVGTAADGAAALRLVEALAPDLVMLDMTMPELDGLGVARALARQTPRPAVIFVTAHDHFAVEAFDCEAVDYVLKPVAQDRLERAVERALARKTSGSDGDTGAPATTPPAPSPAPSPADMPAAPSPWIEEFWVPHRSELVRVAATDIDRIDAERDYVRLHVGQRSYLMLHTIQRLEDRLDPARFIRLHRSTIVRRDRIQGLRHDGLGVWSAELADGTMLRIGRTYLAKAKAMAGR